Genomic segment of Trichoderma breve strain T069 chromosome 7 map unlocalized scaffold00007, whole genome shotgun sequence:
CATCCATTTCCAGTACAACGGATTCATGTACGGAATCCTCGTTGTGTCGCTGGTACTGGCGCGATGCAAGTCAACGCTGCTGCAGAGCGGCCTCGTCTTTGGGGCGCTTCTCTGTTTCAAGCACATCTATCTCTATCTGGCGCCGGCCTactttgtctttctcttgAGAGCGTACTGCCTGTCGGCGAGATCGATTTTCCAGATCAAGTTTCTCAACTGCGTCAAGCTTGGCCTCGGACTTGCAGGGATATTCGGAGCTGCATTCGGACCCTTTGCGCTGATGGAGCAGATCCCCCAGCTCCTTAGCCGactctttcccttttcacGTGGCTTGTGCCATGCTTACTGGGCGCCAAATGTCTGGGCACTCTACTCTTTGGCCGATCGCGTCTTGATTCACTGTGAGTGCAAACTGTTACACTGGAATGCGTAAAAGAACGAGGAACTGATTCGCAGTAGTTGCGCCAAAGTTGGGTCTGCCACTCAAGACTGAGGCTCTGAACAGTGTCACTCGTGGCTTAGTCGGCGACACGGCCTTTGCAGTCCTGCCCGAGATTACCCCTCGCATGTGCTTCGCCTTGACGCTCTTTTTCCAAGTCCTTCCCCTCATCAAGCTCTTTAAACGACCTACGTGGGAAAACTTTATTGGAGCAGTGACGCTGTGTGGTTATGCCTCGTTCCTCTTTGGCTGGCACGTGCATGAAAAAGCCATTCTGCTGGTCATTATCCCCTTCAGTTTGATCGCCCTCAGGGACCGACGACACCTCGGCGCATTCCGGCCACTCATCGTCGCGGGTCACGTGTCGCTGTTCCCGTTGATCTTCACACCCGCCGAATTCCCCATCAAGACGATCTACACCGTCTTCTGGTTAGTCTTGTTCCTGACGTCGCTGGACCGCATGGCGCCAGCATCCAACCAGCCAAGAGTCTTCCTTTTGGATCGATTCAGCACGCTTTATATTGCGGTGAGCATCCCGCTCATTGCATACACGTCCCTCTTCCACCATATCATATTTGGAAGCCGGCTTGAGTTTCTCCCCTTGATGTTTACGAGCTCCTACACCGCGATAGGCGTGGTTGGCAGCTGGGTCGGATACATGGTTGTGTACTATACATGCTAGAGCTGGCGATatgagaagacaaaaagtAGTGGGATGTAGTGATACCCTAGTAGAGAAGATAGAATTGTTGAAAGCAAATTTCGCTCTCTTGTTTGCCCGCTGCTAGAGCCCCGAACACGCCCGGATGCCGCGTCGCTTGAAGTGCGGCATTGAGGTGGGCTTAGTCATCATGTAGGGTCGGGTAGTGGGGCGCTCCACGTGAGGCGAGGCTGACGATTCCCGTTTTGTGCTGAGCCAGTGGAACCAGGGTTGAGACTGGGGGGCGGCATCGACAGGGAATGCGAACAAAGACACGCTGCCAGCATTGGGCAGAACAGCTTCAACGAGGGCAATGCCATGAGGGAAAACGGCGTCAATTGGCAGCAAGAGAGACTCTTGAGTCTTTTTTACACAGGGGATGCGAATAGCCGCAGGCGGAATGACGTCAGGGCTAGCGCGGACAGTTGCCGAATTTGGAAATCAGGGACACGAACGTTGCAAAAGGAACGGCACCGACCAAAGGGCATTGACAGCTGGTATAATTGAGGCATGTGAGGGACTGGTTGAGATAAACGGCACGATTTACATCTCATTGTGAGAATTGAGTTGCGTGCATTGTTTGCATCCATCATGCTGACTTCTCGTGACCGTTGCTCGCTGGCCCCCTcagaaagaagagcggcCCCCCCGAGCCAAATCGCCCGCTACCCGGCCCCCGAACTGGAAGACTGGACCACTACCTGCCGACCGCCGATCCGCGCCGCGCACGTACGGGGGCATAAGTCGCTGAAAAATGGGCGGATGCGCGCCATTCAGCGTATTTTGGAATCGGTGAAATTCAGGGAACAAAACGAGCCCGAAAAAGGGCGTGATGTTGTAGGTTGCGAGGTTGTTGTGGGCGGTTGATGAGTGGAGGGTTGATGGGATGGGTATTTcggttgtttttttttttttctcgggGGGGTTTTTTTGCTAGGTACTCGTAGGTTGCAAGTAGGCCTAGTTGGGTTTACTGTGGTGGAAGGTTCCCTTTTTTTTAGAGGAGGGGGAGCGGATGGCCGGGGGTTTGGgttttggagaagaaggggagggaaaaaaaggaaaaagacgGCAGACGGAGGTAGAGTGAGAGGACGGACGGGGGTGGGAGTGTCTTGGGTGGCAGGCAGGGAACAAAGGATTTGGCGCGGGGGGGTTCCGCAAGGAGCGGCGGTACGGGGAGGGTACATGGGTGAGTAGGGGGAAGTGCCGGAGGTTGCTGTGTATGGATGATGCGAGTAAGCAATGGGAGAGGATTGTGAGGGGATTTGGGGGAGATTTGGGGTTGGTTATGAGtcagagatgaagatggattaTTTTTAATGTTATTTTTCATTCTGGTCAAATGGTTGAAAGATGTTGTTGAGGTGAGAGTTGATGCACCCAGAAGACATATTCATTGGCTTATCCCCAAGGCATCCATCAAGGCAACAACCATCACCTGTCAGCAAGACAACAAATCGAATTGGTACAAATGAAAGAAAGCATCTAATCTAATCTATTTTCTAGGTATCAATACCATGCACCAGCTTCACTGCCCGTCAATGTCACCCTGACTGCCATATACCGTTTCTTGGCATTTCCCGACATGCAGTTATAGTAGGTACCCCCCAGGTACTCTGCACGCCCGCGGTACCGGCCGAGTACAACGCCAGGTACATGGACCGCTAAACGCTGGTGCTGGTTGACCGTCTCCACGGCGGGACGCATTTTCCCTAAGTGACTTTAGTTCCGTGGCAGCTCTCTCGTTCTCCCGCGCAattctttttccctccacGCCTCCGTTGCACGTCACTCGCCCTCAGTCGCGTCGAGATCGAGTCTTCACGCAgcttccaccaccgcctcggCATCCAGGAAATGCCAGCCCGGCGTCCTTGCGAGCTGCCCGGACCGCGTTTGCGATAGCTTTGAGAGGTACCAGGCCCGCATAGCCTCGTGTAAGTGCGGCATCTGGTATCTGGTCTGCCCCGGCTCCTAGTTTCCAGGCACCGCgacttttctcctctctttttttctctctctttcttctaccctcagccttgtccaCGCCTCGAAAGCTGCAAACGCAGACAGAACATTCAAGAACCTCGAACCGCAAGCCACGACCGGAATATCGAAATCATCAGCGAATCGGAATCTGCCGTCGTCGATTCCCCTTCACTGCATCCGCGCCTCGACTTGCGCTTGGCCCGGATGCCTGTGCTGCCGAATCTTTCGATTAGATAACGCGCCAATCTTCCGATATCCTTTGTCGCCTTTCTGCTCCCCCCAATTCTGCCTGCGACAACCTTCCtgctttgtttctctttttcttttctctttcaacccCATACAAccaccatctccaaatccattATAGCTCACAACCATGGTATGCTGTCACCGCTTTAACCCACCAAAGCCTGTCCGCAGCTCACATTTATGCTACAACAGGTGTTGTTCAAGAGAAAGCCAGTGCAGTTTCTGCCTCCCGCAGACattgaggacgacgatgccgaGGTATGTCGAGCGTGGTCTGCATCGCTAATGGCGTTGCTCCCGACGTGGGATGAAGAGCGTAGGGCTGACTTCGGGGTCTCATTTAGGTCTGGCATATTCCTCAAACAGGAGAAATATTTGCTTCTTACGAGGACTACTTGAATCGGTGAGTTTGTCTGTTCCTTCCTCTCCGTTTCTTTGACCGTTACCATTATGCGCCGCATGCTGACGACTTTGTTCTTTGGCTTCTAGAATGGATTTTTACAAGCAGGTAACCACCCTCCAAAGCCCCACCATCGCCGGCTACGCAATGAGACAAGCAATATACTAAATTCAGGATTTCTTATAGCGCCGCTTCAATGACGAAATCACGGGCCATTCAGGTCTTACCTTTTTCGAGGCTTACACAAGCGAGGTTGGTTTGCTTTTCTCCTGGCACTCAATCGAATATGCCTGGCTTACTTACCTGATCGTTCACAGCGTGCTGGTGGTCAAGAGGTCGAGGCCGCCTTCCCCGAAGCTCTCAAGGGCCCTATTCTCCGAAAAGTTCAATTCCAGACTATTTCTCGCCTCGATAACCTCGTCGATATGGTTTACGATGAATTCAAGGCTGATTTTTATCCTGGAGAGGACGTCTTTGTCACCCTGGACGAGTTTAACAATGAAAGACGGGCTTGTCTTGTACGAGAAAAGACAACCTTTGGTGCTAGAATCTTGCCGGATGGCTCAAGTTCTCTCCCCACGAGCCGCTATCTAGTCGTCCTCGGCGGTGGCTCTGGAAAGGAGCAAGTCGTCACCAACGATAACCTGAGCCGCGAGCGCGGCGCCTTCACCAAATCCATGCTTCGGTCCTTTCTTAAAAGAACAGTCATTCGAGAGGCGTGGAACGGCGCTCCATGGCTTGTCAAGCACGATTACGCCAACCAATATCACATCGATACCAGGATCCCCCCTCACCTCCGGCACGACACCAAGATTCAGGAGcgcaagcagcttctggcgCAGAAGCGTGAACGGAACTCGATACATGATGCGAATGGACACAGCCCAGCGGTGCAAACCGGCCCGGTGCGCCTGCCTGAGCTGAAACCCGCCCCCAAGAGTCATAAGGGGAAGCAGACTCCCAATAGTGCAGGGACCAAAGGCCTCAAATGGCCCACGGATATGGCACCCGATGGTGTCAATGGCGCTGGTTACCCGCGATATAACGATGAACCAGCCGCTGCACCGCGTGAGCCGACACctccaccgcctcctccgccaccgAAATACCCCATCGAAGATTTGCAGCTGGAGCCGAGGGAGGGCAATGTGCGGCCACAGCTGAAGTTTATGTGCAAGGATCCTCCTATCAAGATGGAAGTCGACGATACCATCTCCCGCCAAATCGATATGGACACTGTGGGACCTCTCCTGGAGACGTGGGACACGCTCAACGTTTACTGCGAAATCTTCAAACTCGATTCCTTCACTTTCGACGACTTTGTCGAAGCCTTGTCAATCGCTTCGAATACCACACAAGTTCAGCTTTTCGATGAAATCCATTGCTCCGTGCTAAAGATTCTTGTCGACTCCGAATCCGACGGCGGCAAGGTGCGCATCACTCTGCctgaggtggaagaggatgacAGCGACGAGGAaggcgacgaagaagaggatggagaagaaagcgGAGAAGAAAGCGTTGAGCTGGAAGATATTCCCGTCGCGAGGGCTACCCGCAGCAGTCTAGCAAAGCTTGAGGCGGagaggctggctgctgaagcagcagctgccgaAGAGGAGACTCTTCGCGCAGAGCAGGAAACCAAAAACCGAGCAGAGGAGCTTTTGAAAGAATTCGACTGGATCGAGCATCTTCGCCAGCGCAATTTCCAGAACGGAGGCTGGCAGAGGATTATAGTTGGTCTTCTGCATCAGCTTTCTAAGAATGAGCGCCTGCAACAAGCCTGTGAggagcttctgcagcagtTGGTACCTGCAGAGATGATACCTTCTCCGGAAAACGTGCAGCAACAGTATGCTGAGATGGACATCAACTACCGCGTCAAGGCACTGCAGATCATTTGCATGCTGACAATGGAGACAAAGGCTGTCAGAGGTTACATGGAAGACTGCAGCGAAACCATGACCAAGTATCGCAAGGACAAGATCGAGTGGCAGCGACAACGGAAACAGGCGTAAGTTGACATGTTTGCACACGGTACAGTTCATCTCACTgacttttcttccttttacAGAACCGAAGAGCTCCGGCAACTTAATGAGCAGCGTAAACTGTTGATGCCGGAAAACGAACCTGCAGAGGAGACCAACGGCACTCCTGTTAAGGAGGAGATAGACGTCAAGATGGCAGACGCTGACGAATCAATCGTGagcagagatgaagacgccgAAGACAGCCAAGATGAGAATTCTAAGAAGAAGCGTCGAAGCCGCGTCTTgacggacaagaagaagaagcatgaggaagaggaaaaggccaaaaaggcaaaagaaaaagcactGGAAAAGACGAAACCGCAACAGTCGAAGCAGTATatcaagcttctcaaagacatacaaaagaaagaggaaatcATCAAGAAGTGCGAAGAGGAagtcgccatcatcgacaacgaTCTACGGGAGGCCGATTGTCCAAGAACTCGTGTCCTTGGAAAGGATAGGTTTTGGAATCGTTACTATTGGTTTGAGCGGAACGGCATGCCTTATGCCGGATTGCCTGACAGTTCTACGGCGCATGCGGCATATGCCAACGGATGTATCTGGATTCAGGGCCCCGACGACCTGGAGCGAGAAGGATATATTGACCTGCCGACCGAGCTTCAAAACGAGTACAAAGCCAAGTTCAATATGACTGTCCCAGAACggaagacgatggaggaAGGCGGTAGCAGTGTTTTCAACGCCAAGCAATGGGGCTACATTTCGGAACCAGAAGACCTCGACCAACTCATCAAGTGGCTGGATCCTCGAGGCTTCAATGAGCTGAAGCTACGAAAGGAGCTGGTTGCTTACAGAGACAGGATAGCCAAGCACATGGAGAATCGCAAAAAGTATCTCACCGGcgatgccgaggaggacgaaggtgacaagaaggaggagccGAAACGAGTGAGCTCAAGGATCCGAGAGAAGACTCCTGACCAGCCCAACTATCGCTGTCTGCAATGGGAGAACACAATGGCTCTGGAAGAGTTGGGCCACTTGCATGGCGatccaccgccgcctccgcgaTCCagaaagcaaacaaagaagagggaagccATGACCGAGGCTGCACCGAGACCCGCCACGAAAACGCGACGCAAGTGATGGAATATTTTGTTTGTGCCTTGAATACTGGGGCACTCTGGCCTCATCGACCATGAACGACACATACCTTATCCATATGCATATCCAAGCGGCTACATTAGCCACTGGGGGGTGTGGGCAGCAAGTTTGCAACGAGCTCTCTGATCTACTACCTCACAGTCTTGTCGAATATAACGCACCGTAACGACTGATTAGATGGCCCGTGTTAGAAATTAGACCGGAGTTGGGGAACCTACGCATGGAAAGGGCCGCCCTGTTTTGGTTTTTGtgtaatttaaaaagaagaaaactttCCATTCCATTTTTGTTGTTTGCATGTTGCAAGGGTTTTGGctgtggaggagggagagatgaAATAACCACTACAAAGGTATATATACAACTGCAGAGGCTGGTGTTGGTTACAATCGGAAAAGGTCGATTGAAGAGAGTTGCATTGAAAGGTTGGTTGAAAGGTGTTTTTGGAGAATGTTGTATTGTATGGATATTGAGTGTATTGAACTAGTATAAATGAATGCCATCTTGAGGCTTGATTGCCTAATTTACTGATGTCTGTGTTATATCTTCGTTCTTTGAAGGAGGAGGTTACGTGGTCTGGATTGGCACAAGCACAGTGGTTCCTACTATATTGTGGTTAGAAGCATTTAAAGGTTATCTCCAGAACGGTCTAACACCTAAATTAGGCGACCATAATTGGAGTAGTTGACGCTCATCATGCCTGGTCCTCTCGAACACGATGACCTCAGTCAAGCTAGACGATTTCTATTCATCTAGTTGTAGAACTGTTGCTAGATGTTGTACTCTGATCTATAGAGGCCTTCAAGATGATACATTATCGTACCTTGATCGTTCCGAGAGCATTATGATAGTTTGCATTGGCAGATGGTCGCTAGGAATGTATGATGTCTACTCAGTAGTATAGTACTAGAGTGATAAATGAATATATACCTCAATTTACTAAAGTTGAATGGAAGCTCTAggctctcttttcctcttgtgACGTAGTGCGgctggtacatgtaccttgtaTAAGATGCATCTCATGGTCATTGGATAAATCGTTAGGCATCCACGGCACACCCAATGCGGCCCGGCATCTTCACTTTTCCATCATTGTACAGCATTTCTCAAAGATTTATGAAAAGATTCAAGTACTATTACAATTACTTCATCTACTGGATAGTTATTCTAACGTGGGTTGTCATAAGACTCGTACACAATGGCCAATTCAAACTTTCTTGAGACAATTGCCTCTCCAGAGGGGGCAAATGTTGAGTCAGTTCTCCGACACTCTCTCAAAATCTTATACTAATCTTGAAAAAGCATCATTGCCGTGCATGGAATGAACCCGGACAATAATGAGCAGCATGCAGATAATGCATGGACTCATCCTGGCTTAGGGATCTTCTCCCTTCACGAATCCCGAATGCACGAATATTTGCATATAGATACAATGCCAATATTGCATTTGGCAAATCGGTGGCTGGTATAGGCGAGCAGGCCAAGAATTTGCTTCAATGCATAGTACAAGACCGACAGGTTCGCACGATCGATGACAAGATACTCATATGGGAGCGCTGACGAATTTACTGACAAACAGACCAATGGCACACGACCCATCATCTTTATTGCACACAGTATGGGTGGAATTATTGTCAAGGAAGCCCTTGTAACCGCGTTTTTCAATGAACAGGCATACCCTACAATCTGGACATTCACTCGCAGCATTGCCTTTTTTGGTGTGCCACACGGAGGATCGCAACACGCTGCATGGGTCAAATCCATCAGCCCCATTATGGCATTGTCTCCAGCGAAACTGAACTCGTCGTTTATAGAAAGTATTGCTGCAGACTCAGCTTACAACAAAGACCTAAACAACAAATTCAAGGATTTATTTGGAGCAT
This window contains:
- a CDS encoding ALG6, ALG8 glycosyltransferase family domain-containing protein: MAESFPTLTQCALVAAAFKVLLFPAYKSTDFEVHRNWLAITNSLPLSEWYYEKTSEWTLDYPPFFAYFEWLLAHVARLIDPAMVRVYNLGYDSWETVYFQRFSVIITELLLVYALQMFIDSSPLQSKRAAQVAALSVVLSPGLLIIDHIHFQYNGFMYGILVVSLVLARCKSTLLQSGLVFGALLCFKHIYLYLAPAYFVFLLRAYCLSARSIFQIKFLNCVKLGLGLAGIFGAAFGPFALMEQIPQLLSRLFPFSRGLCHAYWAPNVWALYSLADRVLIHFAPKLGLPLKTEALNSVTRGLVGDTAFAVLPEITPRMCFALTLFFQVLPLIKLFKRPTWENFIGAVTLCGYASFLFGWHVHEKAILLVIIPFSLIALRDRRHLGAFRPLIVAGHVSLFPLIFTPAEFPIKTIYTVFWLVLFLTSLDRMAPASNQPRVFLLDRFSTLYIAVSIPLIAYTSLFHHIIFGSRLEFLPLMFTSSYTAIGVVGSWVGYMVVYYTC
- a CDS encoding williams-Beuren syndrome DDT (WSD), d-TOX E motif domain-containing protein; this encodes MVLFKRKPVQFLPPADIEDDDAEVWHIPQTGEIFASYEDYLNRMDFYKQRRFNDEITGHSGLTFFEAYTSERAGGQEVEAAFPEALKGPILRKVQFQTISRLDNLVDMVYDEFKADFYPGEDVFVTLDEFNNERRACLVREKTTFGARILPDGSSSLPTSRYLVVLGGGSGKEQVVTNDNLSRERGAFTKSMLRSFLKRTVIREAWNGAPWLVKHDYANQYHIDTRIPPHLRHDTKIQERKQLLAQKRERNSIHDANGHSPAVQTGPVRLPELKPAPKSHKGKQTPNSAGTKGLKWPTDMAPDGVNGAGYPRYNDEPAAAPREPTPPPPPPPPKYPIEDLQLEPREGNVRPQLKFMCKDPPIKMEVDDTISRQIDMDTVGPLLETWDTLNVYCEIFKLDSFTFDDFVEALSIASNTTQVQLFDEIHCSVLKILVDSESDGGKVRITLPEVEEDDSDEEGDEEEDGEESGEESVELEDIPVARATRSSLAKLEAERLAAEAAAAEEETLRAEQETKNRAEELLKEFDWIEHLRQRNFQNGGWQRIIVGLLHQLSKNERLQQACEELLQQLVPAEMIPSPENVQQQYAEMDINYRVKALQIICMLTMETKAVRGYMEDCSETMTKYRKDKIEWQRQRKQATEELRQLNEQRKLLMPENEPAEETNGTPVKEEIDVKMADADESIVSRDEDAEDSQDENSKKKRRSRVLTDKKKKHEEEEKAKKAKEKALEKTKPQQSKQYIKLLKDIQKKEEIIKKCEEEVAIIDNDLREADCPRTRVLGKDRFWNRYYWFERNGMPYAGLPDSSTAHAAYANGCIWIQGPDDLEREGYIDLPTELQNEYKAKFNMTVPERKTMEEGGSSVFNAKQWGYISEPEDLDQLIKWLDPRGFNELKLRKELVAYRDRIAKHMENRKKYLTGDAEEDEGDKKEEPKRVSSRIREKTPDQPNYRCLQWENTMALEELGHLHGDPPPPPRSRKQTKKREAMTEAAPRPATKTRRK